The Pan troglodytes isolate AG18354 chromosome 7, NHGRI_mPanTro3-v2.0_pri, whole genome shotgun sequence genome has a window encoding:
- the LOC134806972 gene encoding exonuclease GOR-like, producing APRKRKTIAHSSSPCLVTGCTDAKRTRVASSSQRSSGSKVGRQPGKTRNRSGMACKTTTTISSKRIVRRPSLPSLKKPIILRRSGCQVPTVLRRGYLQLFTEECLKFCASKQEAEEKALNEEKVAYDCSPNKNRYLNVVLNTLKRLKGLTPSCMPGLSRAALYSRLQEFLLSQDQLKENGYPFPHPERPGGAVLFTGQGKGPGDSSCRVCCRCGTEYLVSSSGRCVRDQLRYCHWGRVPSSQVARGRVSQYTCCAAAPGSVGRQVAKQHVRDGRKESLDGFVETFKKELSRDPHPVIYALDCEMCYTTHGLELTRVTVVDADMRVVYDTFVKPDNEIVDYNTRFSGVTEADVAKTSITLPQVQAILLSFSSAQTILIGHSLESDLLALKLIHSTVVDTAVLFPHYLGFPYKRSLRNLAADYLGQIIRDSQDGHNSSEDANACLQLVMWKVRQRAQIQPRHRSASPASLACPWPQASSKTAISPESSPCPPRRKARETGAAGGRRGPKAKSNPNPPLPVPRNPCSGPPSMSPSLCPSQTSVLPPIASLRPEPQLPFPQVPATAPRACPHPSAPRRPLSLHH from the coding sequence gcccccaggaagaggaagacgatcgcccactcttccagcccttgcttggtcacaggttgcacagatgccaagagaacccgggtggccagcagcagccaacgctccagtggctccaaggtcggcagacagccagggaagacgcgcaacaggtcagggatggcatgcaagaccaccaccaccatcagctctaagcgaatcgtccgtcgtccatccttaccgagtttgaagaaacccattatcctccgaaggtctgggtgccaagtccccaccgtcctccgccgaggctatctccaactgttcaccgaagagtgtctcaagttctgcgcctccaagcaggaggccgaggagaaggcgctgaacgaggagaaggtggcctacgactgcagccccaacaagaacaggtacctgaacgtggtcctgaacaccctcaagagactgaagggcctgacccccagctgcatgccgggcctcagcagggccgccctgtacagccgcctccaggagttcctgctcagccaggaccagctcaaggagaacggctaccccttcccgcaccccgagcggcccggaggcgccgtcctcttcactggccaggggaaggggcccggcgactcctcctgcagggtctgctgccgttgtggcaccgagtacctggtgtcctcctcgggccgctgtgtacgcgaccagttgcGTTACtgtcactgggggcgggtccccTCGAGCCAGGTGGCTAGAGGCCGGGTTAgtcagtacacctgctgtgcagctgctcctggctctgtgggccgccaggtggcaaagcagcacgtgcgggacggccgcaaggagaGCCTCGATGGTTTCGTGGAGACTTTCAAGAAAGAATTGTCCAGAGACCCTCATCCAgtaatctacgccttggactgtgagatgtgctacaccacgcatggcctagagctgacccgcgtcaccgtggtggacgccgacatgcgagtggtgtacgacaccttcgtcaagcccgacaacgagatcgtggactacaacaccaggttttccggagtcaccgaggccgacgtcgccaagacgagcatcaccttgccccaagtccaagccatcctgctgagcttttccagcgcccaaaccatcctcatcgggcacagcctggagagcgatctgctggccctgaagctcatccacagcaccgtggtggacacggccgtgctcttcccgcactacctaggtttcccctacaagcgctccctcaggaatctcgcggccgactacctgggacagatcatccgggacagccaggacggccacaactccagcgaggacgcaaacgcctgcctgcagctggtgatgtggaaggtccgacagcgcgcccagatccagccacgccaccggtccgcctctcccgcctccctggcctgtccttggccccaggcctcTTCCaaaaccgccatcagtcccgagagctcaccctgtccacctcgccgcaaagCGAGAGAAACTGGAGCAGCCGGCGGCAGGAGAGGTccaaaagccaagagtaaccccaaccccccactcccagtcccccggaatccctgcagCGGGCCGCCGTCCATGTCCCCATCGCTCTGCCcctcccagacctctgtccttccaccaATCGCCTCCCTGAGGCCCGAGCCCCAACTCCCATTCCCCCAGGTCCCTGCCACGGCCCCTCgcgcctgtccccatccctctgcccctcGCAGACCTCTGTCGCTACACCACTAG